The Emys orbicularis isolate rEmyOrb1 chromosome 21, rEmyOrb1.hap1, whole genome shotgun sequence genome has a segment encoding these proteins:
- the LOC135892877 gene encoding deleted in malignant brain tumors 1 protein-like has translation MTGFPMAELVQLRLVNGPSRCAGRVEVLHNQQWGTMCDDNWDLTEARVVCKQLGCGTALAAPGRANFGRGSDRIWLDDVNCTGREAAFSDCRALPWGHNNCDHGEDAGVVCSELAQLRLVNGPSRCAGRVEVLHDQLWGTVCDDSWDITDAGVVCRQLGCGTALAAPGVANFGRGSDRIWLDDVKCNGTETALSNCRALPWGHNNCNHGEDAGVVCSELAQLRLVNGPSRCAGRVQVLHEQLWGTVCDDSWDITDAGVVCRQLGCGTALSAPGRANFGRGSDRIWLDDVKCDGTETALSNCRALPWGHNNCDHGEDAGVVCSGTDHCLFQRRSLFGDLC, from the exons ATGACAGGATTCCCCATGGCAG AACTGGTTCAGCTCCGACTGGTGAATGGCCcgagtcgctgcgctgggagggtcgaggtgcttcacaaccagcagtggggaaccaTGTGTGATGACAACTGGGATTTAACTGAGGCCAGAGTCGTGTGcaagcagctgggctgtgggacggcgttagcagccccaggcagggctaaCTTTGGGCGAGGATCAGACCGCATCTGGCTGGATGACGTAAACTGCACAGGGAGAGAAGCTGCCTTTTCCGATTGCAGAGCTCTGCCTTGGGGACACAATAACTGTGATCAcggagaagatgccggtgttgtgtgctcag AACTGGCTCAGCTCCGACTGGTGAACGGCCcgagtcgctgcgctgggagggtcgAGGTGCTTCACGATCAGttgtggggaaccgtgtgtgatgacagctgggacaTAACTGATGCTggagtcgtgtgcaggcagctgggctgtgggacggcgttagCAGCCCCAGGCGTGGCTAACTTTGGGCGAGGATCAGACCGTATCTGGCTGGATGACGTCAAGTGCAACGGGACAGAAACTGCCCTCTCCAATTGCAGAGCTCTGCCTTGGGGACACAATAACTGTAACCAcggagaagatgccggtgttgtgtgctcag AACTGGCTCAGCTCCGACTGGTGAATGGCCcgagtcgctgcgctgggagggttcAAGTGCTTCACGAGCAGttgtggggaaccgtgtgtgatgacagctgggacaTAACTGATGCTggagtcgtgtgcaggcagctgggctgtgggacggcgttatcagccccaggcagggctaaCTTTGGGCGAGGATCAGACCGTATCTGGCTGGATGACGTCAAGTGCGACGGGACAGAAACTGCCCTCTCCAATTGCAGAGCTCTGCCTTGGGGACACAATAACTGTGATCAcggagaagatgccggtgttgtgtgctcag gTACAGACCATTGTCTCTTCCAGAGGAGGTCTCTCTTCGGAGACTTGTGCTGA